Proteins from a genomic interval of Helicobacter pylori Shi112:
- a CDS encoding TrbC/VirB2 family protein: MKKLRHFRKLIAFLGFSPLLLQADMTTFFNSIEQQLQSPTGKGILMIIFIAIGIFVWKNLDRWKEILLTILGVVLGTLIFFKAPALAQWFMTSVGN, translated from the coding sequence ATGAAAAAATTAAGACATTTTAGAAAGCTTATCGCCTTTTTAGGTTTTTCACCACTTTTATTACAAGCGGATATGACTACATTTTTTAATAGCATTGAACAACAACTCCAAAGCCCTACAGGTAAGGGCATTTTAATGATTATATTCATTGCTATTGGTATTTTTGTGTGGAAAAACTTAGATAGATGGAAAGAAATCTTATTAACTATTTTGGGAGTTGTTTTAGGAACGCTGATATTTTTTAAAGCCCCAGCCTTAGCTCAATGGTTTATGACTAGTGTTGGTAACTAA